One window of the bacterium genome contains the following:
- a CDS encoding HAD-IC family P-type ATPase, with translation IKAEASELVKYLKQQQIELMIMSGDFIPVVKSIAEKIGIAPEFAFGELSPEAKASEIRKLSYAGFIGDGVNDALAMKTAYLGIGLQGGIESNFEVADVYLLNGDLQNVVDLFAAAKRTLRLVKRNILLAACYNTLAAPLAACGYINPIFAAFVMPLASLTVISSTLLSKPFNCAVARGK, from the coding sequence ATTAAAGCTGAGGCTAGCGAGCTCGTTAAATATCTAAAGCAGCAGCAAATTGAGTTGATGATTATGTCTGGCGATTTTATCCCAGTTGTAAAATCAATTGCTGAGAAAATTGGCATTGCTCCAGAGTTTGCTTTTGGTGAGTTAAGTCCCGAAGCAAAGGCTAGTGAAATACGGAAACTGTCTTATGCTGGCTTTATTGGAGATGGCGTAAATGATGCCTTGGCGATGAAGACCGCCTATCTCGGGATTGGCCTGCAGGGCGGGATTGAATCGAATTTCGAAGTTGCTGACGTTTATCTCTTGAATGGCGATCTTCAAAACGTCGTGGATTTATTTGCAGCTGCAAAGCGGACTCTTAGGTTAGTGAAGCGAAATATCCTACTGGCGGCTTGCTATAATACACTTGCCGCACCACTAGCCGCATGTGGATACATTAATCCGATATTTGCTGCCTTTGTTATGCCACTTGCTTCGCTCACGGTAATTAGTTCTACACTACTTAGCAAACCATTTAACTGCGCTGTCGCGCGGGGGAAGTAA
- the ccoS gene encoding cbb3-type cytochrome oxidase assembly protein CcoS: protein MGVIYFLLPLSLLLAGIGFGAYFWAARRGQFDDLETPPQRIIFDDDQE from the coding sequence GTGGGTGTAATTTATTTTTTATTACCACTTTCTTTGTTGTTAGCCGGGATTGGCTTTGGGGCCTATTTCTGGGCGGCACGTAGGGGGCAGTTTGATGATTTAGAGACGCCCCCGCAGCGAATTATTTTTGACGACGATCAAGAGTGA